From the genome of Apostichopus japonicus isolate 1M-3 chromosome 17, ASM3797524v1, whole genome shotgun sequence:
GTCTCATTAAAAGCCTGGCTTTCCCATGTTTCTGTCATCAGGAAATCTGAGATGTAAACAAATTAGGTCAAATGACTCATGCAAGGGAATTCCATAAATTAATTAACGGACAACATGCAGGAGAATATACAATACCATAGCGTGTTAATTCAGGGCACTGAATGGCCAAGTGGTTGATTCATATTGCTACGGTAACCCGTAATGGCCATTGTAGATGCAAACCCTACCACCATCTTGAGCTTAGACAGATCTTGTtcccttggggggggggggggcatatccTAGATGTCCGGGAGCTCTCAGTTTGTGATAGTTTAGGATATGAaacctttcattttctctttgtttcatCATTAGCAAGGTATACGTCtagaatgttaacagttttaCACTAACTGACACGTAAAGAGCTCAGCATTTGCAAATCCCATTACATGGtagataaaaacaacaacaacattgtaacgaaaacgaaaaaaaaagagaaagaagcaCATGATGTATAGCTCGTCGATGAGGtcacatttagacttgatcaagtcgcaAATGCAAACTTCTCTTATAGCTGacgtatataaataaataaataaataaataaatatatatatatatatatatatatatatatatatatattaatacgaTACGCATATATCTttcaaataataacaattttttgtGGTACTTTCGGCGCCAGTGTTTCTCTTCATGGGTTGAATTCTAGAGTTACTTACATGACGCACGGctgttgaaaatatcaaaatttcttttttaaacgcCTGGTTTCGTATAAATTGCTCAAACATGTAGATAACATCATTGTCAACAACATTGTTATGCTAAAACGTTTCCTTAATAACTACAAAAGGGAAACTTGTTTCGCTTTTATTAAACCACAAGTATAGCCACAACACCTATAACATCCTGCAGACGATAATACAACTATATTTCTGTACTTGATGCCcactatttatatatgtatatatatgtatatatatatatatatatatatatatatatatatatatatatatatatatatatacatatatatatatatataaatataaaaatatatatatatataaatataaatatatatatatatatataaatataaatatatatatatatatataaatatatatatatatatataattgaaaacgtgaaaaatcaagaacagtaaaAAAACACAGCAGGTTGATGATATTGTGCTTTGACAATACAAATGCGTGTGGTAATGTCTGATTATCATAAACCCTGGCCTATGATTCCACAAAGaaccaccgccccccccccccgtacacGGACCTCGATACCCAGTCTGGTCAATTATCTCGCACTCGTAACTTCTATGTTATCACCCAAGCGCGTAGACTACGTAGTACTAAAAAAATAACCCCTTTGGCTCAAAACAACGATGGTGTTCACCGGCTTCCGTTAATTTTCGTACCTTCTATGCATATTGATGAGGAAAAAGTAAACCCATTGATTAAGTTCGGTGTTATACGCATTTGTGATAATCGTTCtcatcattattaattattccaATATCACCATGGTTACTTAATAACGCTCGATGAGTCATACAatgtattactatatatatatgtatcgcAAACATACGAAGTCCCCTGCTACACGTGGAAGCAACAACGTATGTTTCTTGACGAAAGGTCAAAAATTCTGTAAGCTTGGAGAATTCATAAGGCAAGCGAGCCTGACATGATTCTAGGCTATGTGCAGTCGTTACTTGCTTCATAGTCGAAAGATCCGTTGGAGCGTTTTCGAATCGGAAGAAGAAAACTATACGATTGCTTTCCTTTTTGTGGCCGAAGTCAGTAGTTATTCAATTATAGTCATCAATACGAAGAATTCAGTGCAACCGCCTTTCCTGATTGAGGGGACATTATTAGGAATGTATTTACTCATGGTAAGTCCCTTTAGTTATAATACCGCTAAAGTATACGCATGTACCTGGAATTTGATTGCGCAATATAAATACACGCCCGATAGTTGGTATGGCTTATATATGAGCAGCAAGGTGATTTGCATgacgtataggcctataccactACTGTGGAGCGAAAGGTAAACTCATTCATGCTTCTGCCATAAAATATATCTTCAGTTTTAATCTTCCAACTATATCATCGAAACGTTTAAATGCAAAGTTTTGATTTTTGGAAATCACTCGGTCATATTATAACAAAgtcacatgtaggcctatattaactGTAGACTTTATACGCGTACTGTCATGATTTTGTCAGACATCGAAAAATGACTGCATGGAAAAATATGTCACCAGCTTCTTGTTTATGTAAACAATAGTTTCTTTGATGGTAAACACCACATCCTGTCTTTTCATGTCTCTACCCTGTGTTTTACCATCCCGCCCCCCTCGTCCCCCAAGGGGTGCTACTGTCTGTAAGCTGTGACTATAAAATCTCACTCTAGCGGTCATCTGTTCTCAGTTTCTTTTTTTAAGTTGGTTTTAATTACAAAATCCTCTTTTTGTAATTTGTCACGAGCGGCAAATCGTTTAATTGTTTTACCAGTTACCATAAACACGTCCGCCAAAAAGAACAAGGAAATATTTTGTGCGAGATTTTAACAAGTTCACGGTCATACCTTTTTTGGCTATATATTAAAAGCCAAGTTAACCGCAGGCGACCGGAAATTGTTTCCGTGGTATTCAAGTTttcaaacatttacaaaaagGAGTTGTTTGACCAACTGTTTGGGCTATGAAGAGACCACTTACCATTCCAACCTGTCAACAGCGTGGTTTAAGTGGTATACGGATGCGGCTGTAGGTCCTCCTTTAAAATAGCTTAAACGAAAAATATACGTTTCTTACGGTCTATAAACGCCCTCTTCAAACCGAATAGAAAACACAGTTAAAACGTCGAGCGGACTACGACGCATGTGTATTTTGTTGATCGATTTCGCTTATAAAGCAAGTTACATTTATTTACGTTCCAATAAGTCTTTATCTCTATGTTAGTTCTGTTTGATGTAATTAGCCACAGCTTTCCGAATcattttttttcgggggggggggggggggcttttgtTATAACTTGCTCTTGGCAAGTAACTTGTACTGTCAGCCACGACGTTCTAAAGTTGATTGAGATCAATAATTAGTAATTAATAATGTTGATAATCAATAATCAATGATTATCAATCGTTTGAATACCAAGCACGTATACTTGCTAACTTTATCACTTGCAATCACTGTTGTGCGAACGTAAGTCGGAAGGTCTCTGTCATGGTCAACGATTCCATGCCAATTTAATTTTCATGGAATGATCTTTCGTACTGCGtaaaaatttatgaaagcaaaattggaaaaaaaaactgattggCATAGAACTGTCTATAACAGCGGTCGACCAACTTTTAGTCCCAAGACCCACCCCTGTTTATCTCCCACTATAGGAGTGAGATACGATCCACTAGGCCCACCCCACTCAGCGGAACGGTGATGCTCAGAATGCATAGCCTATGCATGAAGCTATAGCCTGGACTACACGGACTAGAGGTTAGAAAACGCTAAGCTCCGAACATCATAGATAAAGAGTTATTGACATCTGGAAACATTTCGCGACCCACCAAAGATATTTTTCGCGACCCCACCTTAGTGTCCCGCCCTATACCTTGTGGTACGTTGGTCTGTAACCATGGACATATAACCCTATACCTTGATTTAATAAGTTAAATTTGTAGTTGAACCATTTCCCATTTATAAACTCtatccagtcagttttaaaaaaatacCTACATTGTTACCAGCTCGCATACTTCATGGTATTACACCGTGCACCATTAAAATGACTAATTTGCTTAGTATTTTAGTTTCCCTGTAAATTCTAGTCGTGAGCCTAATGAGTCATAAACAGGCAAATACTTTCCTTACGtcaaacaatataatatatatttacaggtTGTGCCACTCTGTATGCATACAGTACATAGAAATTAATGTGTGCTttacaaatgaacaaatatttactttctgtTTCAAAGTCCAACTTGGCGTTCTATAAAATTGTCAATGAATGGGGCTGACTGTTTCTGTGACGCGAGACATGCGGAACTTCCCCCCGAAATAAACCTTCTAAAATAATTTAGGTGTCACTATTTTcgcaaatgaagaaataaatattcCCTGAGCAGCCTGCAGGAGGGTTCACTAAATTTGCATGATGGGATACGCTACGTCACAGTTGACACTAtcttcatttcatatttcacaaatTTTCGGTGTCATACACCGTACAGTCTTAGCAGTATGCACGTGCAGTTCATATATTGACTGCTACTTGGCCAACTGGTCATCCGCGGTTTTacctacaaagtttaaaattttcaaattccaaTAAACGTTTCCGCAGCCTGGGACACCACACGTGTTTGAATTAGCCTGTGTCCGATAGACTCAAACCAATGTTATGTAGTGTTGAACCCACGTTTTTGGCTGCATCACAACCGCATGACAATCATTGCTGTGAAAATAATTGGAGTGGGCGACTGgttccctaccccaccccaccccaccaccccctggGTGCCGATGAGGTCCTACCCCTCTGAATCCTTTCTCCGACACTGAGGATTGTTAACCTTTGACAATTAATTATCAGTGTTGGGAATGATTGCGGGTAGCATTAACATCTGTGACCATTATTTCACTCTATAGCATATTTGTAAGGCACTACTACAGGTCATGGCATCTTTAACCATTCAATGGCTGACGGCTCTGTCAAATgataatgacgtcataatcaccagatacattttgattaattaattgcCAAAATGTTGATTCGGTAACAGGATACCTCGTTTACTATTGTCcaatgaataatataataattatactaATAATGAATGAATATGTTATATAAACTAAACATATTATGGTGACAGCGACCGCCAGCCAGGTGTGTAATTCTGTACAATTGACATATCGTCACGTGACACGGATACCGCTGATTAAACTGTAATTGTCATCGGAAGAATGTTTATGCCGCCATAGGCAAAGAGCTGGCATACGACACAGCCATACATGCCATTAAGCAATTCCAGCTCTCAACAACTTCCCCTTTTCTTGAAGCTCGCGTCACAAAACAAACTTTGATCAAGGTAAAGTTCACAGCTGGTTCTTAAGCCAATGCAGTTTACATTCTTCTTCTGCTTCCCAGTCACAGCAGACTTGTTTTCTGAATTTTTCGTCAAACGATATAGGATTTTATTTTTACTCTGTTGTCTGTTGTCTTCATTTTGATGTACTTTCACAGACTTTTTGTCTCAATAATTTATCAAGGTCTCACTTgtgtttcctttcttctttttcttcgcTGAACAGAATTTCTGTTAAAAAAGGTCTTCTTCGATTTCGGAGATAAAagataaatgaatattcaaaaggcaaaatacaaaaaaaagttaaaaagacGAGAGGCCTCTTTCGTGACAAGGCCAGTGGATAATGCCTTTGTTGGGGTAGGATTCTAGCTGGAATTTTAAACCTGTTATGAAAGAGAACCACCACTATTGTCGCTCGAGGAAAATGGCTGTAGTGTTGGAAATTCCTGTGGCTGCACGCATAAGTATGCTAGAAAACTTGGAGTGTTCAGACAATGGACCATTCAGAACCAACCAAGCGGGACAGAGTGATAAAGGGAAAAACACTTACTCACTGCAGAGAAAAATGAGCCTTCCCACTGGATGGTCCTGTCCGTCTGGCAAGCTGAAAAGCAGTACGCCGAAGTCGGAATCGGAGCCTGGTAAAATCAAATCTGGAAGATCTACTACATTCATATCGAAAACTAAATATCATTTGGTTAAAATGACCGGAGACCAGGAGTTATTGGTTGAGGATCTTTATCCAAAATTTCGATCGAAATCTTCAGAAAATATGGAGTCGGAGGACAGTTCTTCACAAGGATCTGGGATTTGTGATAAACGGTTGAGCCTTCTCAGTGGACTGAGTCACAGCGACTACGAAACTTGTGGATCGCAAACTTCATTGGACGATTATGAAAACGATAGGCTCTCTATCTCATCTGGACTAAATAAAGAGGACAATATTTCATCAAGTTTGAATAAATTATCTCAAGATGGTCGGACTTCTAGACCTATTTCTAGTGTACTCGGTGATAGTGAATTGGATGAATTGGATTACAGTGAAATAGACGATCATTCGAAATCCGATGAAAGCCAAGGTGGACAAAAGCCCAAAGCAGAGAGGCCAGCTTGCTTGGACCAAGGTATGACGGCAACGATTGCATGGATCAGGAACGAACTGGTAAGGCCATCTTAAACTGCTAATTAACGATAACATTAATTAAACATTACGGCCTATATTTGCGTCCGCAGCCTAACATATTCATTCGTGCTCAAATATGGATTACATGCTATTCAATTTTCAATGCACATATTATGATATAAATACGAGGGTGGAACAAATGTTGGTTGTAGCAGAAACATTTGAGAAACGTTTGTTTGGGTAAGAGCTAGGGCTTTGATGCAAAATCATTTTCACAACATTTGTGTATAGTACAAGTTGCTTTTAATATGTCTTACCGTATTAAATGTAAGCCATTTAGAAAAAtagggtgggggcgggggaggggctAGGGAGAACTAATTATCACGTATTGCGTAATTACTTGACCAACCACTTTCTTTTTGGATCAACCCAATTTCATATCCCGATGTAGGAAACTGGGCGATTCGATTGGTCACGATATGCTGTCACTGAGTTACATTTAATGACATGTCGTGTAACAACGATACGAAGTACAAAAGTAAATGAAGTTCTAAATGCAGTACTAAATACAATACTGAATACAGTACTAAGTACACTTCTAAATGCAGTACTAAATGCAGTACTAAATCCAATACTCAATAGTACTAAATACAATACTAAAACCAATGCTAAATACAATACTCAGTGCAGTACTAAACACAGTACTAAGTACAATACCAAATGCAGTATTAAATGCAATACTAAATACAATACTAAATACAATACTCTATGCAGTACTaaattcaatgcaaaatacaGTACTAAGTACAATACAAAATAGAGTACTGAGTACAATACCAAATGCAGTACTAAATGCAATACTAAATACAATACTAAATACAATACTCAATGCAGTACTaaattcaatgcaaaatacaGTACTAAGTACTATACAAAATACAATACTAAgtacaatacaaaatacagtacTGAGTAcaataccacatgcagtactaAATGTAATACCAACTACAATAAAAAATACTAAATAAAGAActaaattcaaacaaaatacACTACTACATACAAGACTAAATATAATACTAGTATAGTGTAATCGATCGGATGAACGTTATGAACTATATTTGTCGTTATTTCTTTGCGTAATGCAATGAGCTAAATTTATACTAATGGCTATTGCACATTCCGCGCATCGTGATGTGGCCCACCCTTATATACCCTATGTTGAAATGTCTCAAACAGCCGGAAATCCCCAAATAGTCGTACGTGACTGTCAGTTTAAAGATTAAAACATCTAATTAAAGATTTTGATGTTTTGCCATTAacgtttttgaaaatatttgtattaatgATTATCAGTGGGTATGTGAGCGAAATTTCTCACTAatgcgaccccctcccccccccccccacacatacGATCTGAAAATACTCCATTTTACTTTTAAGTAtaactatttttattttaaatattataatattttaacaCTACAGAACGACTTACATTCGTGTTATTtgccccaccccctaccccctaGTCATCATGTAGTAGATACTGAGGGAAGAAAACAaggaattgaagaaaaaaaatatttcgaaATAGATTGCAACTTTTTATGAcgatacatttttcaaataccAACCATATATACCAATTGTTCGAATAAGCAAGACTTGTGTATTCACTAAACTAATATTTCTAATTAAACCAATAATTCATAAAGTATTCACATTTGGCATCGAGACTGTTCGATAAATTAAGGCACGAAGTTCACGCCAGCTTTGTCTCATGTATATTATTGTTCATACGCAGGAATGAAATACGTTTCCAAATGTCTCCCCTGCTGGttacatttatacatttattgaATACTTAACGTTAAATGAAATTAAAggaaattaaatgaaattaatgaTTAACGCTTATACGACACTCAACCGtatttttgttctttgttaatATGAAATTTAAGAGCAACAATTTGGATATGTCGGACAAAGGCCGTTATAGCTTAATCGTAAATCACGTGACtgtatttacaaattattattaaacttaaaaCGAGGGCAAATTTATTggttggggtcaaaggtcatcagaattgaccccaaatatgctagaaaatctaAGAAAGGTCGCTCATAGTGACTGATGCTTCAACTTCAAGAAGTAGGTTATTGCCATCTTCAATTTCACCTCCAAGTCCGACAAATTTAATTGTCTCTTTAAAACCTCCTCGaatatcaaaaaataatttGGAGTCTcacccgcccctcccccccccaagaaaaaaaaatcaagatcttttagctattaccaattgttAAAACTGCTAAACTTTGGGGCCATACCAATGACTTTTGAGAACTTCGTGGTTGTTATACTCGAATAAAAAAGTGTTTCTTGTCGACGAAAGGTTGAAGATCGACTAAACTAAAATAATTGATGACCAGCTAAAGTTAAACTTACATTTAGAGAACATAATATGGTCGAGTGTGCTGGATTGATAAATCTACTctgaattataataattattattattcggAAGGTTTGGTAAAATTTCAGATGAGAACAAGCAGCTACATGTAATTATCGAATAAGGtaaacatatatcatttaaataaaacaccagtttttttttctattctgtGAAGACCATTAGTGGTATAAGCCTATCCACTTTTTCGTCTTTCTCCACATAGTGACGTTAACAAAATGTGTTAGAAACAAATCAATTAAAGTAAACACGTGTAAGCTATCAGGCGTCATTACAACTGATTAAACATCTATTTGAGGTTCGTGTTAGCATTTATAAACTGCATTATGCAACAGTACGGTACATTCTAATAAGTGAGGTCCGTACATCAATATAAGACACCGAATAGGACTCTTTATTCCTTCAAGTTTTCGACACAAGTCTAGGTTGTACCTGggatcgatatatatatatatatatatatatatatatatataaatcgtcTCTTAGCTATGTATGACTATAAACAACATCCAACAACAAGGAACCAAATTACACAGAAACACACCTGCCGTCTGAAAACGACTTAACCAAGAAATTGTGACGTCACCAAATTGAAATATCCCTTTCTTTTCCATACTGTACTTTACGGAATAACTATTACTAGCCTATTATTGTAAATTGTAAATGGATATTTATAGAGATCATTCTTTATTACACAATGACGATTTCTGCggacttttcatatttaattatatctACCAATCTTTGTAGAGAAtgagaaaggaaaataaatgacGGGGAAGTGAAATAAGGAATACCGTATATATAGTTCCTCAATGTAATCGGGGCTTCCAACACATCGGTTTCGCTATAGGGTTGTGTAAGACTATGCAATCTAACAGTTCATGTTGCGGTCACAGGAACTATGCAAGCTGATATATGCATGCTGTGGTAATATTGAAGGGAAATAACCGGTTGAGTAGGCCTATGTCATAGTTCACCTGACTAACAGAACCTACAGGAAAAATGCCCGTCCGACGTGTATAAAGAGGTGGAATTTTTTACCTCCTAATGTCAAACTGAATATTATAAACCACTGAATATTTGTCCGAAAAAAAGACATCTCTGTGACGATATAtccttttgaagttttgatgtTCAAGCAATGGCGAGAAATTCTGCCTTCATTGTATCAATTATTATTGCTTATTTTGCATTCTTATTATCATCAACACCATTGTTAAACATCAAAGAATTTGAATTAGGAACTTACAATTGCAGATAGTTAACGTAAATACCGCAAAGGGGAATTGGTTTGGTCCTGATATCTCCTTGCGTCAAGCAGACACTTCCTGGTTGAAGCAAACAAGTACTAAcatcatcattataattataGGCTAATATTGTGCCGTACGGCATGTCATCGGAAAGTAATGTTCCGTTTTCGATGAAGTATAGGCTATGTAGCCGCATATTGCTGTAAATCGATTTAAATGTACAGTCAAAATCAAAAAGTAGGCGCTgtcatgtacagtataggtcGCATACCTAGTTCCACGAAACACGACAAAGCATATTGATTTGAGTTTTAGTACTGTCgacattaggcctatattacatTATATGTGTGCATGCGGGAATGTCAAAGGTTAATACGATTAGTGGACGGGGCTGTATGGCAAACGGGGAAGATGTGTCCACTTTCAACACTTACTTAGTAGTTATATCACATGAGCATAGGAAACATGTTAACACGTAGATCGACTCAATGATGTTCCGGAATCTGTTTTTCAAATTCGTTCGTATTTTTTGCAAATCACGAGGAGACACTATTATTATTCGATAGGCGATACTCATGCTGTCGAGTTAATGCCtgtcaaaacaaataaaatatgaactATTTCCTTAATTGTATTATCGAATAGTCTTGATGGGTTCACTGGCATTAACTGTAATACGTTAACCAAATACATTGAATACACATTGAGGATTTAAACTACAGTAGAAAGAGAGATGTTTGAATCTACAGTTATACAGATAGTCAGAGCCAAGACCGCAGAATCTCGTGTGAACttgtatttcaaaataaactgaaataaaCAAAAGCAATTACTTCAGACATATTCATCCTGTCGACGGTGGTGTTATTATTCCTACCAGCAGAGACAAAAGGACGCTATCCTTCGATGTTT
Proteins encoded in this window:
- the LOC139984393 gene encoding uncharacterized protein, with the protein product MKENHHYCRSRKMAVVLEIPVAARISMLENLECSDNGPFRTNQAGQSDKGKNTYSLQRKMSLPTGWSCPSGKLKSSTPKSESEPGKIKSGRSTTFISKTKYHLVKMTGDQELLVEDLYPKFRSKSSENMESEDSSSQGSGICDKRLSLLSGLSHSDYETCGSQTSLDDYENDRLSISSGLNKEDNISSSLNKLSQDGRTSRPISSVLGDSELDELDYSEIDDHSKSDESQGGQKPKAERPACLDQGMTATIAWIRNELSEFRAQDQSLMRQFMEIQGKIRNLKVQQQQRQKQNLMMRKQKQQAKQLLSGDNSSDLLGNHRFSWELDSLYEEDEYYDYDTEDDLDDDENLPTSGATGYS